One genomic segment of Vibrio sp. SCSIO 43136 includes these proteins:
- a CDS encoding DUF3634 family protein has product MLWVLLVAIVVVIWLVGVDRPVLKVTFEEGKITSFKGHFPPAFKHNCHDIGQRSSVTGEFKVYNTRNGAKLKFSKAIPNSVQQRIRNVFPHQGFKNDKSKRRA; this is encoded by the coding sequence ATGCTTTGGGTCTTACTAGTCGCAATTGTCGTTGTTATTTGGTTAGTCGGTGTTGATAGACCTGTTCTCAAGGTAACCTTTGAGGAAGGTAAGATCACCAGTTTTAAAGGTCATTTCCCGCCAGCATTTAAGCATAATTGCCACGACATTGGTCAGCGTAGCTCGGTTACTGGCGAGTTTAAAGTTTATAACACTCGTAATGGCGCTAAACTAAAGTTTTCTAAGGCCATTCCAAATTCTGTGCAACAGAGAATTCGCAATGTCTTTCCGCATCAAGGATTTAAAAATGATAAATCCAAACGTCGAGCATAG
- a CDS encoding response regulator → MVSLNYEEQLLETQAELQLQKQRERRLVEENHAILSAISAITGAHSKEDIFNAIIPILKTYIQFDDAIVLSRCSEDGKYKMLMTSNAVYQQVDWLPCNKFERAINGEVIIVYQPKGLSPYKQLNSIAQDGLNSILLAGVKTEAFESIIQFTGKEKGQFSAKHKRALKRFMPLINRALTDIGYKEQLQNLVNIRTAQLQSRYQEVQKARNEAEQANKAQSSFLATMSHEVRTPLNAVLALIDDLKLESSSEDILAKLNQMESSAELLLVIISDILDLSQVESGNVQLVLKPTNLSDTVTKCLHHFEQRAENKGISLRLTLAKDLPNGLMLDTSRTTQILFNLVSNAIKFTHRGEVNVEIGHENETLSLSVTDTGIGIDCSQLTEITKPFRQVDASSTRIFGGVGLGLSIVNKLVELMGGSLNIESKYGQGSQFLVTIPAKVQQVDTLNCQSTTKQPIASKNILVAEDCETNQKVLELLLARLGHHATVANNGAEALNLMQQENTFDLILMDISMPVMDGIESTLKIREINNQIPIVALTAHTTEADQQRCFDSGMNKFIAKPVRLNTLKETLESLEANSQNLIYD, encoded by the coding sequence ATGGTTAGTTTAAACTATGAGGAACAACTCCTCGAAACACAGGCCGAGCTTCAACTACAAAAACAGAGAGAAAGGCGACTGGTCGAGGAGAACCATGCCATTTTGTCCGCGATTTCTGCAATTACTGGTGCCCACAGTAAAGAAGATATCTTTAATGCCATTATTCCCATCTTGAAAACTTATATCCAGTTCGATGATGCCATCGTGTTATCACGTTGCTCGGAAGATGGTAAGTACAAGATGCTAATGACCTCAAACGCAGTCTATCAACAGGTAGATTGGTTACCATGTAACAAATTTGAGAGAGCAATTAATGGGGAAGTGATCATCGTCTATCAACCCAAAGGCCTTTCACCCTACAAGCAACTCAACTCCATTGCTCAAGATGGACTTAACTCAATCTTATTAGCCGGTGTTAAAACGGAAGCATTTGAGTCAATTATCCAATTCACAGGTAAAGAGAAAGGGCAGTTTAGTGCCAAACATAAAAGGGCGCTAAAGCGATTTATGCCGCTCATAAACAGAGCTTTAACTGATATCGGATACAAAGAGCAACTGCAGAATCTGGTCAACATTCGCACCGCTCAATTGCAATCTCGCTACCAAGAGGTTCAAAAAGCAAGAAATGAAGCAGAGCAAGCCAACAAAGCCCAATCATCATTCCTTGCAACCATGAGTCATGAAGTTAGAACTCCACTAAATGCGGTACTGGCACTCATCGACGATCTTAAGCTCGAATCCAGCTCGGAAGACATTTTGGCCAAACTCAACCAAATGGAATCTTCTGCAGAACTGTTGTTGGTCATTATCAGCGATATTTTAGACTTGTCGCAAGTGGAGTCGGGCAATGTACAGTTAGTATTGAAGCCAACCAACTTGAGTGACACCGTCACAAAATGTTTGCATCACTTTGAGCAAAGAGCAGAGAACAAAGGCATAAGTCTACGTCTAACGTTAGCTAAGGACCTACCAAACGGGCTAATGTTAGACACAAGCCGTACAACTCAGATACTGTTCAACCTAGTCAGCAATGCGATTAAATTTACCCATCGTGGTGAAGTTAATGTCGAGATAGGACATGAAAACGAGACGTTGTCACTTTCAGTAACTGATACCGGAATTGGTATCGACTGTTCTCAACTCACTGAAATAACAAAGCCTTTTCGTCAGGTAGATGCAAGTAGCACACGAATTTTTGGTGGTGTTGGATTAGGGTTATCCATCGTAAATAAGTTAGTAGAGCTCATGGGTGGAAGCCTAAATATCGAAAGCAAGTACGGTCAAGGCAGTCAATTCTTAGTCACAATCCCAGCTAAGGTTCAACAAGTAGACACGCTTAATTGCCAGAGTACGACAAAGCAACCAATCGCATCCAAAAACATTTTGGTCGCCGAAGACTGTGAAACCAACCAAAAAGTTCTTGAATTGCTTCTGGCACGATTAGGCCATCATGCCACAGTTGCTAACAATGGCGCAGAAGCGCTCAATTTGATGCAGCAAGAAAATACGTTTGATCTGATCCTAATGGACATCTCTATGCCAGTGATGGATGGTATTGAATCCACATTAAAAATCCGTGAAATAAACAACCAGATCCCAATCGTTGCTTTAACGGCACACACCACAGAAGCGGACCAACAACGATGCTTTGATTCAGGCATGAACAAATTCATCGCCAAGCCAGTAAGGCTCAATACACTAAAAGAAACCTTAGAGTCTCTAGAAGCTAATAGTCAGAACTTAATCTATGATTAA
- a CDS encoding FIST N-terminal domain-containing protein yields the protein MEFFSTYSTNREEASAVSEVFESLSSRGLPTLLVCYYTEEYSAHRLQAEFSQQFTDVPIIGCSTFQGLLTDKGFLPGAALGVMAIYDSTDAAYGVEVSTLEHEYIQGAATKCLQQAIQNAHRYGEQPDLIILHSTSGYEEHAVKEIQQEFGTQVPLIGGTAADNEIIGNWSLFNQTDACQSGIGIAVLYPSQNVSLDYHSGYTASAVSGVVTKCVDREVVEIDHKPAIDVYARWVRMITDKNLSTEELFKTSNSTPFGRLRNHTSETPQFDLIHPVKPTSCGGIQTFVTVQEGDRLHLMQGSRERLMHRAERVAKSARDNATPGHRVLGAIGSFCAGSMLNLGEDLDGVAKRLALSLNQRPYISPFSFGEQGCFDGESNSHANLMISAAIFYEDTNG from the coding sequence ATGGAGTTCTTTTCTACTTACTCTACTAATAGAGAAGAGGCTTCCGCTGTTTCCGAAGTTTTTGAGTCACTGAGTAGTCGGGGTCTGCCAACGTTGTTGGTGTGCTACTATACAGAAGAATACTCAGCGCATAGGTTACAAGCCGAGTTCTCGCAACAGTTCACTGACGTACCAATCATTGGGTGTTCAACATTTCAAGGGTTACTTACTGACAAAGGTTTTTTACCTGGAGCAGCCCTTGGCGTTATGGCGATATATGATTCGACAGATGCCGCTTATGGGGTTGAGGTATCTACGTTAGAGCATGAGTATATCCAAGGAGCAGCAACTAAATGTTTGCAACAAGCGATTCAAAATGCCCACCGTTACGGTGAACAACCAGATCTGATCATTTTACATTCAACTTCAGGTTATGAAGAACACGCAGTCAAAGAAATCCAACAAGAATTTGGCACCCAAGTACCTCTGATTGGTGGCACCGCTGCGGATAACGAGATAATTGGCAATTGGAGTCTTTTCAATCAAACAGATGCTTGTCAATCCGGCATCGGCATTGCTGTTCTCTATCCATCTCAAAATGTTAGCCTCGATTACCACAGTGGCTACACAGCTTCAGCCGTCTCTGGCGTAGTGACAAAGTGTGTCGATAGAGAAGTGGTTGAAATTGATCACAAGCCAGCGATAGATGTCTATGCTCGTTGGGTAAGAATGATCACCGATAAAAACCTTTCTACAGAAGAATTGTTTAAAACCTCAAACTCAACACCATTTGGCCGACTTCGCAACCATACTAGTGAAACTCCACAGTTCGACCTTATTCATCCAGTCAAACCGACTTCGTGCGGTGGTATTCAAACCTTTGTGACCGTGCAAGAAGGTGACAGGTTACACCTGATGCAAGGAAGTCGAGAACGACTAATGCACCGTGCTGAGCGGGTAGCCAAAAGCGCAAGAGATAACGCTACGCCCGGGCACAGAGTCCTCGGGGCAATTGGTTCATTTTGCGCAGGGTCGATGTTGAATCTTGGCGAAGATCTCGACGGTGTTGCGAAGCGCCTAGCACTCTCTTTGAATCAACGACCTTACATCAGCCCATTTTCTTTCGGTGAACAAGGTTGTTTTGATGGTGAAAGCAATTCACATGCAAACCTGATGATCTCTGCCGCTATTTTTTACGAGGATACCAATGGTTAG
- the ccoN gene encoding cytochrome-c oxidase, cbb3-type subunit I, whose product MSQVKQLEQNYNYTVVRQFTLVTILWGIVGMAVGVLIAAQLVWPQLNFDTPWLTYSRLRPLHTNAVIFAFGTSALFATSYYVVQRTCQTRLFGGPLVAFTFWGWQAIILAAAITLPLGFTSGKEYAELEWPIDIAIAVVWVAYAVVFFGTLIKRNTSHIYVANWFFGAFIITVAVLHIVNSMAIPVGLGKSYSIYSGAVDAMVQWWYGHNAVGFLLTAGFLGMMYYFVPKQAERPVYSYRLSIVHFWALVSLYIWAGPHHLHYTALPDWTQSLGMVMSLVLFAPSWGGMINGIMTLSGAWHKLRHDPILRFLIVSLSFYGMSTFEGPMMSIKTVNALSHYTDWTIGHVHSGALGWVAMVSIGSVYHLIPRLFGQERMYSISLINAHFWLATIGTVLYIVAMWISGVMQGLMWRAVNADGTLTYSFVESVQASYPFYFVRFLGGFIFLAGMFLMAYNAYKTIAAPKDSLKAVENVA is encoded by the coding sequence ATGAGCCAAGTAAAGCAGCTAGAACAAAACTACAACTATACTGTTGTTCGTCAATTCACCTTAGTAACCATACTTTGGGGTATTGTCGGCATGGCAGTTGGTGTTTTGATTGCCGCTCAATTAGTCTGGCCACAGCTCAACTTTGATACGCCGTGGTTGACGTACAGTCGCTTACGTCCTCTGCATACTAATGCGGTTATTTTTGCGTTCGGTACAAGTGCACTATTCGCAACATCTTATTATGTTGTTCAGCGCACCTGTCAAACGCGTCTTTTTGGTGGCCCACTCGTTGCCTTCACCTTTTGGGGATGGCAAGCAATCATTCTTGCAGCAGCAATCACTCTGCCTCTAGGTTTTACCTCGGGCAAAGAGTACGCTGAGTTAGAATGGCCTATCGATATTGCGATTGCCGTTGTTTGGGTGGCATACGCAGTGGTGTTCTTTGGAACACTAATCAAGAGGAACACTTCGCATATTTACGTTGCGAACTGGTTCTTCGGTGCCTTTATTATCACGGTCGCAGTACTGCACATCGTGAACAGTATGGCAATTCCGGTCGGTCTAGGTAAATCTTACTCGATTTATTCAGGCGCAGTGGATGCCATGGTTCAATGGTGGTACGGGCACAACGCAGTAGGTTTCCTACTGACAGCAGGCTTCCTAGGTATGATGTATTACTTTGTACCTAAACAGGCTGAGCGTCCAGTTTACTCTTACCGTTTATCAATCGTTCACTTCTGGGCATTGGTTTCTCTTTACATCTGGGCGGGTCCTCACCACCTACACTACACTGCTCTTCCTGATTGGACGCAGTCGCTGGGTATGGTGATGTCACTAGTGCTATTTGCTCCATCATGGGGTGGTATGATCAACGGTATCATGACCCTGTCTGGTGCTTGGCATAAACTACGTCACGACCCAATTCTACGTTTCCTAATCGTATCTCTATCTTTCTACGGTATGTCTACGTTTGAAGGTCCAATGATGTCGATTAAGACAGTCAACGCACTTTCTCACTACACGGACTGGACCATAGGTCACGTACACTCTGGTGCATTGGGTTGGGTTGCCATGGTGTCTATCGGTTCGGTATACCACTTGATCCCTCGCCTCTTCGGCCAAGAGCGCATGTACTCAATTAGCCTAATCAATGCTCACTTCTGGTTGGCAACGATTGGTACGGTTCTTTACATCGTCGCCATGTGGATTTCGGGTGTTATGCAAGGCCTAATGTGGCGTGCAGTTAACGCTGACGGTACTTTGACTTACAGCTTCGTTGAGTCGGTTCAAGCGTCTTACCCATTCTACTTTGTTCGTTTCTTAGGTGGCTTCATCTTCTTGGCAGGTATGTTCCTAATGGCATACAACGCTTACAAGACGATCGCTGCACCAAAAGACAGCCTAAAAGCTGTTGAAAACGTGGCATAA
- the ccoO gene encoding cytochrome-c oxidase, cbb3-type subunit II gives MSSNSNNRHEIVEKNVGLLAILIVFAISLGALVEITPLIFQKQTNEPVDNLRPYTALEMEGRDIYIREGCNVCHSQMIRPFRAETERYGHYSVAGEHVWEHPFLWGSKRTGPDLARVGGRYSDEWHRVHLIDPRQLVPESNMPGFPWLEENVLDGKLTQQKLTVFRDYYGVPYTDEQIANAQKDVEGKTEMDAIIAYLQSLGHAMK, from the coding sequence ATGAGTTCAAATTCGAATAACCGTCACGAGATAGTCGAGAAAAATGTTGGCTTGTTGGCGATTCTGATTGTTTTTGCTATCAGTCTCGGTGCTCTGGTAGAAATCACACCGCTGATTTTCCAAAAGCAAACGAACGAGCCTGTAGATAATCTACGTCCATACACTGCCTTGGAAATGGAAGGTCGCGATATTTATATTCGTGAAGGTTGTAACGTATGTCACAGCCAAATGATCCGTCCTTTCCGAGCAGAGACAGAACGTTACGGTCACTACTCTGTTGCTGGTGAGCATGTTTGGGAACACCCATTCCTATGGGGCTCTAAGCGTACTGGTCCAGATTTGGCGCGTGTTGGTGGTCGTTACTCTGATGAGTGGCACCGTGTTCACCTAATTGACCCTCGTCAATTGGTTCCAGAATCAAACATGCCGGGCTTCCCTTGGTTGGAAGAAAACGTTCTAGATGGCAAGTTGACTCAGCAGAAACTGACTGTATTCCGTGATTACTACGGCGTACCGTACACTGATGAGCAGATTGCAAATGCACAAAAAGATGTTGAAGGGAAAACAGAGATGGATGCCATCATTGCTTACCTTCAGTCTCTTGGTCATGCAATGAAATAA
- a CDS encoding CcoQ/FixQ family Cbb3-type cytochrome c oxidase assembly chaperone gives MDIGTIHSIWTLVLFISFIGVVWWAYGKSRKARFEEDANLVFADELPKQDDKEGVTK, from the coding sequence ATGGATATCGGTACGATACACAGTATATGGACCCTAGTGCTATTTATTAGCTTCATTGGTGTTGTTTGGTGGGCTTATGGAAAAAGCCGCAAAGCTCGTTTTGAGGAAGACGCAAATCTTGTGTTTGCTGATGAGCTACCAAAACAAGACGATAAAGAAGGAGTGACCAAATAA